One part of the Nostoc sp. PCC 7120 = FACHB-418 genome encodes these proteins:
- a CDS encoding alkaline phosphatase family protein — MQKTVILNVVGLTPKLICEHTPFLSRWSSTGKIATVTPVLPAVTCTAQATYLTGKSPDEHGIVANGWYFRDECEIKFWRQSNKLIQAPKVWEIAKEIDSDFTCANLFWWYNMYSSVDYSVTPRPMYPADGRKLPDIYSQPENLRSRLQIDLGQFPLFNFWGPNTSIRSTQWIADSAKFLDGRCDPTLTLVYLPHLDYCLQKYGTDITKIAKDLQEIDAICSDLIQFYENRGAQVIVLSEYGITSVSQPIHINRVLREHGLLTIREELGRELLDAGASKAFAVADHQVAHVYVNDPYYIPQVRSLLENIDGIADVLDETQKSYYHLNHSRAGELIAVSQPDAWFTYYYWLDDRRAPDFAKTVDIHRKPGYDPVELFLDPEIKLPQVKIATKLLQKKLGFRYLMDIIPLDAELVKGSHGCLPPSPSQSPLLITQQSHLFDSTAISATDVYQLILKHLMVNSNQMSCI; from the coding sequence ATGCAAAAAACTGTTATTCTCAACGTTGTCGGATTAACACCGAAACTTATATGTGAACATACACCCTTTCTTTCACGGTGGTCATCTACAGGAAAAATTGCCACTGTTACACCCGTGTTACCTGCTGTAACTTGTACAGCGCAAGCAACCTATCTCACAGGTAAATCACCTGATGAACATGGAATCGTTGCTAACGGTTGGTATTTTCGTGATGAGTGTGAAATTAAATTTTGGCGACAGTCTAACAAACTCATTCAAGCACCCAAAGTATGGGAAATTGCCAAAGAGATAGATTCTGATTTTACCTGTGCCAACTTATTCTGGTGGTACAATATGTATTCCTCAGTGGATTATTCGGTGACTCCCCGACCGATGTATCCGGCTGATGGCAGAAAATTACCTGATATATATAGTCAACCAGAAAACTTGCGATCGCGTCTACAAATTGATCTAGGTCAGTTTCCTCTGTTCAACTTCTGGGGGCCAAATACCTCAATTCGTTCCACCCAATGGATTGCAGACTCAGCAAAATTTCTTGATGGACGTTGCGACCCCACGCTGACACTAGTTTATTTACCCCATCTGGACTACTGTCTACAAAAGTATGGGACTGATATCACCAAAATAGCCAAGGATTTACAGGAAATTGACGCTATTTGTAGCGATTTAATCCAATTCTATGAAAATCGAGGCGCTCAAGTCATTGTTTTATCTGAATATGGGATTACCTCAGTCTCCCAACCCATACATATTAACCGTGTCTTGCGAGAACATGGCTTACTCACAATCAGGGAAGAATTGGGACGAGAATTACTAGATGCTGGCGCTAGTAAAGCCTTTGCTGTGGCTGACCATCAAGTAGCTCATGTGTATGTCAATGATCCCTATTATATTCCCCAGGTGCGATCGCTCCTCGAAAATATAGATGGGATTGCTGATGTTTTAGATGAGACGCAAAAATCTTACTATCATCTCAATCACTCCCGCGCCGGAGAGTTAATTGCAGTATCTCAACCAGATGCTTGGTTTACCTATTATTACTGGCTTGATGACCGTCGCGCTCCCGATTTTGCCAAAACTGTAGATATTCACCGTAAACCCGGTTACGACCCTGTAGAACTTTTCCTCGACCCAGAAATCAAATTACCTCAAGTTAAAATTGCTACTAAGCTTTTGCAGAAAAAACTCGGTTTTCGTTACTTGATGGATATCATTCCTTTAGATGCTGAACTGGTCAAAGGTTCTCACGGCTGTCTTCCTCCTTCTCCATCTCAAAGCCCATTATTAATTACTCAACAATCTCACTTGTTTGATTCTACGGCAATTTCCGCCACTGATGTTTACCAGTTAATTCTCAAACATCTCATGGTAAATAGTAATCAGATGTCGTGCATTTAA
- the eboE gene encoding metabolite traffic protein EboE, whose amino-acid sequence MQIESNNNLHLTYCTNIHPGEEWEKVFANLKQYLPPLKARLAPEKKFGVGLRLAEVAARELLQGNTLTGFKSWLAEQDLYVFTLNGFPYGQFHWQVVKDLVYAPDWSEQKRLDYTLQLMQILAELLPPGMEGSISTLPLSYKPWFEGNQLAQASVMLNASQQIAQVVEQMVRIRVEQGKILHLNLEPEPDGLLENAAEVVDFFQMYLLPVAGAYLIKQLGITQELAENYILDHLRICYDTCHFAVEYEDPLSVLLQFKAAGIKIGKIQISAALQVKIPTAIEKRRLLIERLHPFAESTYLHQVIGRTSNNRLIHYQDLETALPNLENTTDKEWRIHFHVPIFMSDYQLLQSTQHDIVNVLDLLQHHHFCNHLEIETYTWEVLPDEMKLNLPASIQREYEWVMNKLLLKQLVAFP is encoded by the coding sequence ATGCAAATCGAAAGCAATAACAACCTCCATCTAACCTACTGTACTAACATTCACCCCGGCGAAGAATGGGAAAAAGTCTTTGCTAACCTCAAGCAATATCTTCCCCCCCTAAAAGCACGATTAGCACCAGAAAAAAAGTTTGGTGTGGGTTTACGTTTAGCAGAGGTAGCTGCTAGGGAATTACTCCAAGGGAATACCTTGACTGGGTTTAAGTCATGGTTGGCTGAACAAGACCTATATGTATTTACCTTAAATGGCTTTCCTTATGGACAATTTCACTGGCAAGTAGTCAAAGACTTAGTTTATGCGCCAGATTGGTCTGAGCAGAAACGCTTGGACTATACATTGCAATTAATGCAGATTTTAGCAGAATTATTACCGCCGGGGATGGAAGGCAGTATTTCTACACTACCGTTATCTTATAAGCCTTGGTTCGAGGGAAATCAACTTGCTCAAGCATCGGTGATGCTGAATGCGAGTCAGCAGATAGCACAAGTAGTAGAACAGATGGTACGCATCCGAGTTGAACAGGGAAAAATCTTACACCTGAATTTAGAACCGGAACCAGATGGATTACTCGAAAATGCGGCTGAAGTAGTTGATTTTTTCCAGATGTATCTACTACCAGTTGCTGGCGCTTATTTAATCAAGCAATTGGGAATTACACAAGAACTAGCAGAAAATTACATATTAGATCATCTGCGTATTTGTTACGATACCTGCCATTTTGCTGTGGAATATGAAGACCCCCTTTCTGTGCTACTGCAATTTAAAGCGGCGGGAATTAAAATTGGCAAAATCCAGATTAGTGCAGCATTACAGGTAAAGATACCCACAGCAATAGAAAAGCGTCGTCTACTAATAGAGAGATTACATCCCTTTGCTGAGTCTACATATTTACATCAGGTAATAGGACGCACAAGCAACAACAGACTAATTCACTATCAAGACCTAGAAACCGCCTTACCTAACCTAGAAAACACCACAGATAAAGAGTGGCGGATACACTTTCACGTCCCGATTTTCATGAGTGACTACCAACTATTGCAGTCAACTCAACATGACATTGTAAATGTACTGGATTTGCTGCAACATCACCACTTTTGCAACCATCTCGAAATTGAAACCTACACCTGGGAAGTCCTACCCGATGAAATGAAACTAAACTTACCCGCCTCAATCCAACGTGAATATGAGTGGGTAATGAACAAATTATTACTAAAGCAACTAGTGGCTTTCCCTTAG
- a CDS encoding 3-dehydroquinate synthase: MMFDVQRKAQFDVQSISQNFAVSFNYEIYFTDSLFSLKNATLAQVIAFDGERKPKKIIAVVDGGLLEFWPDLLQQITNYAKFYAEVLTLAVEPIVVPGGEAVKNDPLLLNKIHQLVEAAGICRHSYVLGIGGGAVLDLIGYAAATAHRGVRLIRIPTTVLAQNDSGIGVKNGVNAFGKKNFLGTFAPPYAVINDSAFLSTLCDRDWRCGIAEAIKVALIKDVGFFDFIHEHTTALVRRDMDTMQQLIYRCAQLHLEHIAGGDPFEKGSSRPLDFGHWAAHKLEQLTDYNLRHGEAVAIGIALDSTYSYLLGWLTYAEWQQILNTLAGLGFKLYVPELAATSSLFAGLTEFREHLGGELTLTLLQHIGKGVEVHEVNMSLYQQAISLVHQFGKYL; the protein is encoded by the coding sequence ATGATGTTTGATGTTCAACGAAAAGCTCAGTTTGATGTACAGTCTATTAGTCAAAATTTTGCGGTGAGTTTTAATTATGAAATTTATTTTACTGATAGTTTGTTTAGTTTAAAAAATGCTACTTTAGCACAGGTTATTGCTTTCGATGGGGAAAGGAAACCAAAGAAAATCATAGCGGTGGTAGATGGGGGATTGTTGGAGTTCTGGCCGGATTTACTCCAGCAAATTACGAACTATGCAAAGTTCTATGCTGAGGTGTTAACTCTGGCTGTCGAACCAATAGTTGTTCCTGGTGGAGAAGCGGTGAAGAATGACCCTCTGTTGTTAAATAAAATTCATCAATTGGTGGAAGCGGCGGGGATATGTCGTCACTCCTATGTGTTGGGAATTGGGGGTGGTGCTGTGTTGGATTTGATAGGATATGCAGCCGCTACAGCACATAGGGGAGTGAGATTGATTCGGATTCCGACAACGGTTTTAGCGCAGAATGATTCCGGTATCGGGGTGAAAAATGGTGTTAATGCTTTTGGTAAGAAGAACTTTTTAGGTACATTTGCCCCACCTTATGCGGTAATCAATGATTCTGCATTCTTGAGTACATTATGCGATCGCGATTGGCGTTGTGGAATTGCTGAAGCTATAAAAGTTGCATTAATTAAGGATGTGGGTTTCTTTGATTTTATCCATGAACACACTACAGCCCTTGTCCGCCGCGATATGGATACTATGCAACAGCTAATCTATCGTTGCGCCCAGCTACATTTGGAACATATTGCTGGTGGCGACCCTTTTGAAAAAGGTTCATCCCGTCCTCTAGATTTTGGACATTGGGCAGCTCATAAACTAGAGCAGTTGACAGATTATAATCTACGTCATGGTGAAGCTGTAGCTATTGGTATTGCTTTAGATAGTACCTATTCTTACCTGCTGGGATGGTTAACTTATGCAGAGTGGCAACAAATATTAAATACATTAGCAGGGCTGGGCTTCAAGCTGTATGTACCAGAACTAGCTGCAACATCATCTCTATTTGCAGGTTTAACTGAATTTCGTGAACACTTGGGCGGTGAATTAACCTTGACTCTCTTACAACATATCGGGAAAGGAGTCGAAGTCCACGAAGTCAATATGTCTTTGTACCAACAAGCAATTTCTCTTGTACATCAGTTTGGGAAATACTTGTAG
- the tyrA gene encoding bifunctional chorismate mutase/prephenate dehydrogenase, with protein MTLQSSLDRKFPSINYVKARHITIIGGRGRMGKLFAEKLVAVGHKVSALGQQDWDDAEELLSQADLVIVSVPIEYTLDVIKRTAKYLSVNTALCDITSIKTQPTQAMLTHHNGAVMGLHPMFGPSVTSFSGQKVVVCPGRNDEAFQWLLDFIETQGGELITCTPEEHDEMMVFIQATQHFCRFSLGVFLAQANVDLERSLLMSSPSYRQEIEIIKRLFRQSPSLCVDIMLATEERCQTINDLADTYGRLAKLVVQKDREGLIREFEENKVIFSYPIAEVKG; from the coding sequence ATGACTTTACAATCTTCACTTGACCGGAAGTTTCCATCAATAAATTATGTCAAAGCTCGACATATCACTATTATTGGTGGACGTGGAAGAATGGGCAAGTTATTCGCTGAGAAACTTGTGGCTGTGGGTCATAAAGTTAGTGCTTTAGGACAACAAGATTGGGACGATGCAGAGGAATTATTAAGTCAGGCAGATTTAGTGATAGTTTCTGTTCCTATTGAATATACATTGGATGTCATCAAACGTACAGCAAAATACCTCTCTGTAAATACGGCTTTGTGTGATATTACAAGTATTAAAACTCAGCCAACTCAAGCTATGTTGACACATCACAATGGTGCTGTGATGGGTTTACATCCTATGTTTGGGCCTAGTGTCACCTCTTTTTCTGGACAAAAGGTAGTGGTGTGTCCTGGTCGGAATGATGAAGCATTTCAATGGTTATTAGATTTTATTGAAACTCAAGGTGGTGAGTTAATTACTTGCACACCAGAAGAACATGACGAAATGATGGTGTTTATTCAAGCTACGCAGCATTTTTGTAGGTTTAGCCTTGGGGTTTTCTTGGCTCAAGCGAATGTTGATTTAGAACGTAGTTTGTTAATGTCATCTCCGAGTTATCGTCAAGAAATTGAAATTATCAAACGCTTATTTCGTCAGAGTCCTAGTTTATGTGTTGACATTATGTTAGCTACTGAGGAAAGATGTCAGACAATTAATGATTTAGCTGATACTTATGGTCGTTTGGCTAAGTTGGTGGTGCAGAAAGATAGGGAGGGTTTAATTAGGGAATTTGAGGAAAATAAGGTTATTTTTTCTTATCCAATTGCTGAGGTTAAGGGATGA
- the eboC gene encoding UbiA-like protein EboC (EboC, a homolog the polyprenyltransferase UbiA, belongs to system of proteins involved in the trafficking of precursor metabolites to an extracytoplasmic compartment so that the biosynthesis of certain natural products, such as scytonemin, can be completed.) — MNTATLNTRSLWAYLQLLRPANIITAWADIMAGFAASGYFIQVDIVPLLWLLLATTGLYGGGIVFNDVFDAELDAQERPERPIPSGRVSRTGASLLGSSLLILGVVGAVQVSWVSMVLALAIATSALLYDAFGKHQPIFGPINMGFCRGGNLLLGVSVVPSLIGEYWFLALIPIVYIAAITALSRGEVHGGKLSTGITALLLIVAVIFGLLGLGLLTNYQVLTALPFLILLTIRVLIPFIKAARQPTPEQIRIAVKTGVLFLIVLDSTIAAGFAGLPYGLLVLGLLPISMILSRIFAVT; from the coding sequence ATGAACACCGCAACCCTAAACACCCGTTCCTTGTGGGCATATCTGCAATTATTGCGACCTGCCAATATTATCACCGCCTGGGCAGACATCATGGCTGGCTTTGCTGCTTCGGGATATTTTATACAAGTTGACATAGTACCATTACTATGGTTACTACTAGCTACCACAGGCTTGTATGGCGGCGGTATTGTATTTAACGATGTCTTTGATGCTGAACTAGATGCCCAAGAACGTCCAGAAAGACCGATTCCTAGTGGTAGGGTATCTCGGACTGGGGCAAGTTTATTGGGAAGTTCGCTGTTGATTTTGGGTGTGGTGGGGGCGGTGCAGGTTTCGTGGGTGAGTATGGTATTGGCTCTGGCGATCGCTACCTCCGCATTATTGTATGATGCTTTTGGGAAACACCAACCAATTTTCGGCCCCATTAACATGGGATTTTGTCGGGGTGGTAACTTGTTGTTGGGGGTGAGTGTTGTCCCAAGCTTGATAGGTGAATATTGGTTTCTCGCGTTGATTCCCATAGTTTACATTGCTGCCATCACCGCTTTGAGTAGGGGTGAAGTACATGGCGGAAAACTGAGTACGGGGATAACAGCATTGTTATTGATAGTAGCAGTTATTTTCGGGCTTTTGGGTTTAGGATTACTGACAAATTATCAAGTCCTCACGGCTTTACCATTCCTCATATTGTTGACTATCCGAGTATTAATTCCATTTATCAAAGCTGCGCGTCAACCTACGCCAGAACAAATCAGGATTGCTGTTAAAACAGGGGTGCTATTTTTAATCGTTTTAGATAGTACCATAGCTGCGGGTTTTGCTGGTTTACCTTATGGGTTACTAGTTCTAGGTCTTTTACCAATTTCTATGATCTTGTCTCGAATTTTTGCTGTGACTTAA
- a CDS encoding TatD family hydrolase → MNNFITKDMMFIDPHIHMSSRTTDDYEKMRQSGIVAVIEPAFWFGQPRTNVGSFQDYFSSLVGWERFRASQFGIKHYCTIGLNSKEANNEVLAEQVMELLPLYACKEGVVAIGEIGYDDMTPAEDKYFRLQLELARELDILVMIHTPHRDKKAGTSRSMDVCIEHGLKPSQVIVDHNNEETVKEVLDRGFWAAFTIYPNTKMGNARMVEIVRQYGSNRIIVDSSADWGVSDPLAVPKTALLMLERGISEADVEKVCYENALSAYGQSGQMRESDWLNLPPIDQRQKFSDNSVLRGQEPLVESRHEYALIE, encoded by the coding sequence ATGAACAACTTTATTACTAAAGATATGATGTTTATTGATCCTCACATTCACATGAGTTCGCGTACCACTGATGATTATGAAAAGATGCGTCAGTCGGGAATTGTGGCGGTGATTGAGCCTGCTTTTTGGTTTGGACAACCGCGTACTAATGTTGGTTCGTTTCAAGATTATTTCAGCAGTTTGGTTGGGTGGGAAAGGTTTAGAGCTTCACAGTTTGGTATTAAACATTACTGCACAATTGGACTAAATTCTAAGGAAGCTAACAACGAAGTCTTAGCCGAGCAAGTCATGGAACTTTTGCCTTTATATGCTTGTAAAGAAGGTGTAGTGGCTATTGGGGAAATTGGCTATGACGATATGACACCTGCCGAAGATAAGTATTTTCGCCTGCAACTAGAACTGGCGAGAGAATTAGATATCTTGGTGATGATTCATACACCACACCGAGATAAAAAAGCGGGTACAAGCCGGAGTATGGATGTCTGCATTGAGCATGGGTTAAAACCTTCCCAGGTGATTGTAGACCACAATAACGAAGAAACAGTCAAAGAAGTTCTAGACAGAGGTTTTTGGGCAGCGTTTACCATTTACCCAAATACCAAAATGGGCAATGCTCGCATGGTAGAAATTGTCCGTCAATATGGGAGCAATAGGATCATTGTAGACAGTAGTGCAGACTGGGGAGTGAGTGACCCCTTAGCTGTACCTAAAACAGCTTTACTGATGCTGGAACGAGGTATTTCTGAAGCGGATGTGGAAAAAGTCTGTTATGAGAATGCACTTTCAGCCTATGGCCAAAGCGGTCAAATGCGAGAATCCGACTGGCTAAACCTCCCACCAATCGACCAAAGACAAAAATTTAGTGATAATTCCGTCCTCAGAGGACAAGAACCATTGGTAGAGTCGCGTCATGAATATGCACTGATTGAATAA
- a CDS encoding EboA family metabolite traffic protein yields MSALITIKTTSISSLLRYWISQVVDKKTIIWLDEKKEQIKNSVTGREFFTAFSMVSRYVTKDQLQLTPEDLKAASALHTGWFPGHWSVEQAARTILVLALPQDNTEKYLHTLEQVFISADVSELVALYQALPLLAYPERWQKRAAEGVRSNMTAVFNAVALRNPYAAEYFDTLAWNQMVLKALFVGSPLHLIQGLDVRANSELARMLVDYAQERQSANRPVSSELWQLVECVKSLCSNSKFKIQNSKKVNSQ; encoded by the coding sequence ATGTCTGCTTTAATTACTATAAAAACAACTAGTATTAGTAGTTTATTACGTTACTGGATTTCACAAGTGGTAGATAAAAAAACTATTATCTGGCTTGATGAAAAAAAGGAACAAATTAAAAATAGTGTCACTGGACGAGAATTTTTCACTGCGTTTAGTATGGTGTCTCGTTATGTGACTAAAGACCAATTGCAACTAACACCAGAGGATTTAAAAGCAGCTTCAGCACTACATACAGGTTGGTTTCCTGGTCATTGGAGTGTAGAGCAAGCTGCACGGACAATATTAGTTTTAGCGTTGCCACAAGATAATACAGAAAAATATTTACACACTTTAGAGCAAGTATTCATATCGGCAGATGTTAGCGAATTAGTTGCACTTTATCAAGCCTTACCTCTATTAGCTTATCCAGAACGATGGCAAAAACGGGCGGCGGAAGGTGTGCGTAGCAATATGACAGCAGTATTTAACGCTGTGGCTTTACGTAATCCTTATGCAGCAGAGTATTTTGATACTTTGGCATGGAATCAGATGGTGTTGAAAGCGTTATTTGTGGGTAGTCCTCTGCATTTAATTCAGGGTTTAGATGTGCGTGCTAACAGTGAGTTAGCGAGGATGTTAGTTGATTATGCTCAGGAACGCCAGAGTGCAAACCGTCCAGTTTCGTCTGAACTGTGGCAATTGGTGGAGTGTGTCAAGTCGCTTTGCTCCAATTCAAAATTCAAAATTCAAAATTCAAAAAAAGTCAATAGTCAATAG
- the scyF gene encoding scytonemin biosynthesis PEP-CTERM protein ScyF (ScyF is a conserved protein in biosynthesis systems for the scytonemin, a Trp-derived cyanobacterial natural sunscreen, although it is not absolutely required.), giving the protein MALLTKFSITLVGAGLMTLAAVSEAKAVTLKYESSIGRPATFVNGDFPGVPGTLAVPQGIGVQDSTKNIFISNGRGIDRVDVFDSQGNFLRAIGSTGSGPGQFDEPADLRFNPITGDLHVGDVFNSRINVFDAQGNFKTSYGSFSGAVEDRLFFGPGGMDFDKAGNLYVTDFSADIIKVYNPDGVEIRTIGSPGSGDGQFSGPGGLIISDNTGRIYINDQYNGRVQVLDPDGNFLFAFGSTGSAPGQFREPIGIDVDEYENIYVADSQNSRVQVFDKDGNFLTTFGEPTRNAAGEIVPPPTPPALGGTTPYGTPIDLTPGRFNWSAGLHYDDGKVYVGDFFQGRVQVLAVEGRTQVPEPTSMLGLGLLGLGFTVTKLRKNRQRKSSISLDRRLQKSII; this is encoded by the coding sequence ATGGCACTATTAACAAAATTTTCAATCACACTTGTGGGTGCTGGATTGATGACACTAGCAGCCGTAAGCGAAGCCAAAGCTGTCACCTTAAAATACGAAAGTAGTATTGGTAGACCTGCTACTTTTGTGAACGGTGACTTTCCTGGTGTCCCTGGAACATTGGCGGTTCCCCAAGGTATAGGGGTACAAGACTCTACTAAGAATATTTTTATTAGTAACGGTCGTGGTATTGACCGTGTGGATGTATTTGATAGTCAAGGTAACTTTCTGAGAGCAATTGGTAGCACAGGTAGCGGCCCTGGACAGTTCGACGAGCCAGCAGACCTCAGATTTAATCCCATCACAGGTGATTTACACGTTGGTGATGTTTTCAACAGTCGGATTAATGTTTTCGATGCCCAAGGTAATTTTAAGACATCTTATGGTTCATTTAGTGGGGCTGTAGAGGATAGATTATTCTTCGGCCCTGGAGGAATGGATTTTGATAAAGCTGGTAATTTGTATGTAACTGACTTTAGTGCAGATATCATCAAAGTATATAACCCAGATGGGGTAGAAATTAGAACTATTGGCAGTCCTGGAAGTGGAGATGGGCAATTTTCCGGGCCTGGAGGCTTAATCATCTCTGACAACACTGGCAGAATTTATATCAATGACCAATACAATGGTCGCGTCCAAGTTCTTGACCCAGATGGTAACTTCTTATTTGCCTTTGGTTCTACAGGTTCCGCACCCGGTCAATTTAGAGAACCAATCGGTATTGATGTAGATGAATACGAAAATATCTATGTCGCAGATTCTCAAAATAGTCGTGTGCAAGTATTTGATAAAGACGGTAACTTCCTAACTACCTTTGGCGAACCAACCCGCAATGCTGCTGGTGAAATTGTCCCACCACCTACACCTCCAGCACTTGGCGGAACTACTCCTTATGGTACTCCTATTGATTTAACACCAGGCAGATTTAACTGGTCTGCTGGGTTACATTACGATGATGGCAAAGTGTATGTAGGCGATTTCTTCCAAGGTCGTGTTCAAGTGTTAGCGGTAGAAGGCAGAACTCAAGTACCTGAGCCTACTTCAATGTTGGGTTTAGGCTTGTTGGGATTAGGTTTTACTGTGACAAAATTACGGAAAAATAGACAGCGCAAGTCAAGCATTAGTTTAGATAGAAGATTACAAAAGTCTATCATCTAG
- a CDS encoding ScyD/ScyE family protein yields the protein MKLKLFALTLLTVSIATVSTTNTAEAASLTTIATGLNNARGITFGPDGNIYVGETGLGGTGNCQGSPSTAGQLICAGKTGSVTRITPNGQQSRIFDGFDSLALQPSQQQGAGPQDLKFDAFGNAYLLAGYAGNPGNRDRELNAVATNVTFPPLQNFIAPLVPPDQVLDTPTLAKLYKADLNTQELTEIFDFGEYELFNNPDGGDVITNPYALAIRGNTAYVADGGGNVVYGVNLDGSGVKALPVPTQLVSNPEYPPLSPDLPPGVIPDGPPPEFIELQSVPTGIALGPDGRIYFGEYTGFPYPEGQARIFRLNEDDEIEVFAEGFTHITDLTFDQTGNLLVLQFSDEAEWKGRDLSQLPGSLIQVSPNGTRTTLVAAGAGLESSTGITVSPDNTIYITKRGVGPSGEVVRVNVTSVPEPTTVLGSLTAAALGASSMLKKRKRSRELVVVSTK from the coding sequence ATGAAACTCAAGCTATTTGCTCTAACACTGCTTACTGTTAGTATTGCAACTGTTTCCACAACAAACACAGCCGAAGCAGCAAGCCTAACAACAATCGCCACCGGACTCAATAATGCACGGGGTATTACCTTCGGCCCTGACGGTAATATTTACGTAGGAGAAACAGGACTTGGTGGAACTGGAAATTGCCAAGGCTCTCCCAGTACAGCTGGTCAGTTAATCTGTGCAGGAAAAACAGGTTCAGTTACTAGAATTACTCCCAATGGTCAGCAAAGCCGCATATTCGATGGTTTTGACTCACTAGCATTACAACCATCTCAACAACAAGGTGCTGGGCCTCAGGATTTAAAATTTGATGCCTTCGGCAATGCCTATCTTTTAGCTGGATATGCTGGTAATCCCGGAAACCGGGACAGAGAACTAAATGCTGTGGCAACTAATGTGACATTCCCACCCTTACAAAACTTCATTGCACCTTTAGTTCCTCCCGACCAAGTATTAGATACTCCCACGTTGGCTAAATTATACAAAGCCGACCTGAACACCCAGGAATTAACAGAAATCTTTGATTTTGGGGAATATGAACTATTCAATAATCCCGACGGTGGCGATGTCATCACTAACCCCTATGCTTTAGCAATTAGAGGTAATACCGCTTATGTAGCTGATGGTGGTGGCAACGTTGTTTATGGTGTAAACCTTGATGGTAGTGGAGTTAAAGCCCTTCCTGTACCTACACAATTAGTAAGCAATCCTGAATATCCACCCCTCTCACCAGACCTACCCCCTGGTGTCATACCTGATGGCCCACCACCAGAATTTATCGAACTGCAATCAGTACCCACAGGGATTGCACTTGGCCCCGATGGTAGGATTTATTTTGGTGAATATACTGGTTTCCCCTATCCAGAAGGTCAAGCAAGAATTTTCCGCCTGAATGAGGATGATGAAATAGAAGTCTTTGCCGAAGGATTTACACACATCACCGACCTTACATTTGATCAAACTGGCAATTTGTTAGTCTTACAATTCAGTGATGAAGCTGAGTGGAAAGGTAGAGACTTAAGTCAATTACCGGGTTCGTTAATTCAAGTATCTCCTAATGGAACTCGGACAACTTTAGTAGCAGCAGGCGCAGGACTGGAATCATCTACAGGTATCACTGTTAGTCCTGACAACACAATTTACATTACAAAACGTGGTGTCGGCCCATCGGGAGAAGTCGTGCGAGTCAATGTCACATCTGTTCCCGAACCTACAACTGTATTAGGTTCATTAACTGCGGCGGCGTTGGGTGCATCTTCAATGTTGAAGAAGCGCAAACGTAGCAGAGAGTTAGTTGTTGTGTCAACAAAATAA